In Cinclus cinclus chromosome 13, bCinCin1.1, whole genome shotgun sequence, a genomic segment contains:
- the FAM174B gene encoding membrane protein FAM174B, giving the protein MRSAAAPLPLLAASLLLPLLLPAAPAARGSLEPPAGNASRPPAAPGPGNHSGARLSPVPAMLRDLSALKAAVIGACALTAALIACLLLRVFRSGKRIKKTRKYDIITTPAERVEMAPLNEEDDEDEDSTVFDVKYRWKWCDNPRLLMPILGLKIYGNSSAHKDAAC; this is encoded by the exons ATGCGCTCCGCCGCCGCTCCGCTGCCGCTGCTCGCGGcctcgctgctgctgccgctgctcctgcccgccgcgcccgccgcccgcgGCAGCCTGGAGCCACCGGCGGGTAACGCCAGCCGTCCGCCCGCCGCGCCGGGCCCCGGCAACCACAGCGGGGCCAGGCTCAGCCCCGTGCCCGCGATGCTCCGCGACCTCTCCGCGCTCAAAGCCGCCGTCATCGGGGCCTGCGCGCTCACGGCCGCGCTCATCGCCTGCCTCCTGCTCCGCGTCTTCAG GTCTGGCAAGAGGATTAAGAAGACCAGGAAGTACGACATAATCACCACCCCAGCTGAGCGGGTAGAAATGGCTCCTCTGAATGAAGAAGATGACGAGGATGAAGACTCAACAGTGTTTGATGTGAAATACAG ATGGAAATGGTGTGACAACCCAAGACTTCTGATGCCTATTCTGGGCCTCAAGATTTATGGCAACAGCTCAGCACATAAAGATGCTGCTTGTTGA